One segment of Setaria viridis chromosome 4, Setaria_viridis_v4.0, whole genome shotgun sequence DNA contains the following:
- the LOC117853573 gene encoding RING-H2 finger protein ATL39 has protein sequence MARHQTNCHWAIELLEAVFIFIAGIATAAVAAVGFLKSGSIAIVFLGGLPAVFFFAIGFRISSAALRKRRSASRPEVEGDKEDGTLPRIAGHGPQWRHHQRDCIQLPASAIAQLRESGVYPSGGAGEECAVCLCKIGDDGVPTRQLPACRHVLHKDCIERWLHIHPTCPICRSNVPRDSTEVMPRLNA, from the coding sequence ATGGCCCGTCACCAAACAAACTGCCACTGGGCCATCGAGTTGCTCGAAGCCGTCTTCATCTTCATCGCCGGGATCGCGACCGCCGCCGTGGCTGCCGTTGGCTTCCTGAAGAGCGGCAGCATTGCCATCGTTTTCCTAGGCGGGCTGCCTGCTGTATTCTTTTTCGCCATCGGCTTCCGCATAAGCTCGGCCGCTCTTCGGAAAAGGAGATCTGCATCGCGTCCTGAGGTCGAAGGTGACAAGGAGGACGGAACGTTGCCTAGGATTGCTGGCCATGGGCCCCAATGGCGGCACCACCAACGCGACTGCATTCAGCTTCCAGCCAGTGCCATTGCCCAACTTAGGGAAAGCGGCGTTTaccccagcggcggcgccggtgaggaGTGCGCGGTCTGTCTCTGCAAGATCGGGGACGATGGTGTGCCGACGAGGCAGCTGCCGGCGTGCCGGCACGTACTCCACAAGGATTGTATTGAGCGGTGGCTGCACATCCACCCGACGTGCCCCATCTGCCGGAGCAACGTGCCTCGGGACTCTACGGAGGTCATGCCGCGCCTGAATGCCTGA